One genomic window of Streptomyces sp. NBC_01276 includes the following:
- a CDS encoding SRPBCC family protein, whose amino-acid sequence MEHQVFVPVPADDLRALLRDPARVARCVPGLQQDADTAAGPLAGRLRVRVGGSTVTYRGALSLTEPEPGRFAAGGEGAEVRGNGTVKLALGLRLIPHEGGTRLEFTAEATVDGRAAAFEPEATVTAARRLLDRLAGNLAAAAGPERDARPQPQDPVAEAEEAAEANGVDEGAGDGEEGEAGPGVSASVFETEVPPPSLDPFAEADFTEAAGAAGAPEPAGAASGASGGAARPPAEAAHARRTMIGRSAEEVDHAPPRGRYAPVPAPSTVGAGAGMRWIAPAAALALASAVVVGRVLRRRR is encoded by the coding sequence GCGCCCTGCTGCGCGATCCCGCCCGGGTGGCCCGCTGCGTCCCCGGGCTCCAGCAGGACGCCGACACGGCGGCCGGGCCGCTCGCGGGGCGGCTCAGAGTACGGGTCGGCGGGAGCACGGTGACCTACCGGGGGGCGCTGTCCCTCACCGAGCCGGAGCCCGGCCGCTTCGCCGCCGGGGGCGAGGGCGCCGAGGTGCGCGGGAACGGCACCGTCAAGCTCGCCCTCGGGCTGCGGCTGATCCCGCACGAGGGCGGTACCCGGCTGGAGTTCACCGCGGAGGCGACCGTCGACGGACGCGCCGCCGCCTTCGAACCCGAGGCCACCGTCACCGCCGCCCGCAGGCTGCTCGACCGGCTCGCCGGGAACCTCGCCGCGGCCGCCGGACCCGAACGCGACGCCCGGCCGCAGCCGCAGGACCCGGTGGCGGAGGCGGAAGAGGCGGCGGAGGCGAACGGAGTGGACGAGGGCGCGGGGGACGGTGAGGAAGGGGAGGCCGGGCCCGGGGTCAGCGCGTCCGTGTTCGAGACCGAGGTGCCGCCCCCTTCCCTGGACCCCTTCGCGGAAGCCGACTTCACCGAGGCGGCCGGAGCCGCCGGGGCGCCCGAGCCCGCCGGCGCCGCCTCGGGTGCTTCGGGCGGCGCCGCCCGCCCCCCGGCCGAGGCGGCCCACGCCCGCCGCACGATGATCGGCCGCAGCGCCGAGGAGGTCGATCACGCGCCCCCGCGCGGCCGTTACGCCCCCGTACCCGCCCCCTCCACCGTCGGCGCGGGAGCCGGCATGCGCTGGATCGCACCTGCGGCGGCCCTGGCCCTGGCCTCGGCCGTCGTCGTCGGAAGGGTATTGCGCCGCCGCCGCTGA
- a CDS encoding aldose 1-epimerase produces MSTRLSAGGADITIDRENGCRISSLRIDGTELLRQGPHFGSFPMVPWCGRTADGRFHDGATVHRLPLNHPPHAIHGFGRDASWKPAGVSATRAAFVYDLTDPWPYAGRVTQIFELTEDALTLTMGVETYEDSFPAQAGWHPWFHRVLTPGGPEAQIAFDPAWQEERGEDHIPTGRRTAPKPGPWDDCFGMPEGVDVTLTWPGQLELRVTSRAEWVVVYDEQPEAICVEPQSGPPNGLNTLPQLVTPVDPLEISSTWTWRRLP; encoded by the coding sequence ATGAGTACGCGACTGAGCGCCGGCGGCGCCGACATCACCATCGACCGGGAGAACGGCTGCCGGATCAGCAGTCTGCGCATCGACGGCACCGAGCTGCTGCGCCAGGGCCCGCACTTCGGGTCCTTCCCCATGGTCCCCTGGTGCGGCCGGACGGCGGACGGGCGGTTCCACGACGGGGCGACCGTCCACCGGCTGCCCCTGAACCACCCCCCGCACGCCATCCACGGCTTCGGCCGCGACGCCTCCTGGAAGCCCGCCGGGGTGAGCGCGACCCGGGCCGCCTTCGTCTACGACCTCACGGACCCGTGGCCGTACGCGGGCCGGGTGACCCAGATCTTCGAGCTCACCGAGGACGCGCTGACGCTCACCATGGGCGTGGAGACGTACGAGGACTCCTTCCCGGCGCAGGCGGGCTGGCACCCCTGGTTCCACCGCGTCCTGACGCCCGGCGGGCCCGAGGCGCAGATCGCCTTCGACCCGGCCTGGCAGGAGGAGCGCGGCGAGGACCACATCCCGACCGGCCGCCGCACCGCCCCGAAGCCGGGCCCCTGGGACGACTGCTTCGGCATGCCCGAGGGGGTCGACGTCACCCTCACCTGGCCCGGTCAGCTGGAGCTGAGGGTCACCAGCCGGGCCGAATGGGTGGTGGTCTACGACGAGCAGCCCGAGGCCATCTGCGTCGAGCCCCAGTCCGGACCGCCGAACGGCCTGAACACCCTCCCGCAGCTGGTCACCCCCGTCGACCCGCTGGAGATCTCCAGCACCTGGACCTGGCGGCGGCTCCCGTAG
- the pyrE gene encoding orotate phosphoribosyltransferase, protein MTDVRDALLQQIKDKAVVHGKVTLSSGKEADYYIDLRRITLDGEAAPMVGQVMLDLTADLDFDCVGGLTLGADPVATSMLHASAARGARLDAFVVRKAQKAHGMQRRIEGTEVKGKRCLVVEDTSTTGGSPLTAVEAVREAGGEVVAVATIVDRGAADAIAAAGLPYLTGYRLGDLGLS, encoded by the coding sequence ATGACTGACGTACGCGATGCGCTTCTGCAGCAGATCAAGGACAAGGCCGTCGTGCACGGCAAGGTGACCCTCTCCTCCGGCAAGGAGGCCGACTACTACATCGACCTCCGCCGGATCACCCTCGACGGCGAGGCGGCCCCGATGGTCGGGCAGGTCATGCTCGACCTCACCGCCGACCTCGACTTCGACTGCGTCGGCGGCCTGACCCTGGGCGCCGACCCGGTGGCCACCTCGATGCTCCACGCCTCCGCCGCCCGCGGCGCGCGCCTCGACGCCTTCGTCGTCCGCAAGGCGCAGAAGGCCCACGGCATGCAGCGCCGCATCGAGGGCACCGAGGTGAAGGGCAAGCGCTGCCTGGTCGTCGAGGACACCTCGACCACCGGCGGCTCCCCGCTGACCGCCGTCGAGGCGGTCCGCGAGGCCGGCGGCGAGGTCGTCGCCGTCGCGACGATCGTGGACCGGGGCGCGGCCGACGCCATCGCCGCGGCCGGGCTGCCGTACCTGACCGGCTACCGGCTGGGTGACCTGGGTCTTTCCTGA
- the fbaA gene encoding class II fructose-bisphosphate aldolase yields the protein MPIATPEIYNEMLDRAKAGKFAYPAINVTSTQTLHAALRGFAEAESDGIIQISTGGAEFLGGQYNKDMVTGAVALAEFAHVVAAKYDVTVALHTDHCPKDKLDGYVRPLLEVSAERVARGLNPLFQSHMWDGSAETLSDNLAIAQELLAKAAAAKIILEVEITPTGGEEDGVSHEINDELYTTVEDALRTAEALGLGEKGRYLLAASFGNVHGVYKPGNVVLRPELLKDLQAGVGEKYGKASPFDFVFHGGSGSTAEEIATALENGVVKMNLDTDTQYAFTRPVADHMFRNYDGVLKVDGEVGTKSTYDPRTWGKLAEAGMAKRVAEACANLRSAGTKLK from the coding sequence ATGCCCATCGCAACCCCCGAGATCTACAACGAGATGCTCGACCGGGCGAAGGCAGGCAAGTTCGCCTACCCGGCCATCAACGTGACCTCGACCCAGACCCTGCACGCTGCTCTGCGCGGCTTCGCGGAGGCCGAGAGCGACGGCATCATCCAGATCTCCACCGGCGGTGCCGAGTTCCTGGGTGGCCAGTACAACAAGGACATGGTCACCGGCGCCGTCGCCCTGGCCGAGTTCGCGCACGTCGTCGCCGCCAAGTACGACGTCACGGTCGCGCTGCACACCGACCACTGCCCCAAGGACAAGCTGGACGGCTACGTACGTCCGCTCCTGGAGGTCTCCGCCGAGCGCGTGGCCCGTGGTCTGAACCCGCTCTTCCAGTCGCACATGTGGGACGGCTCCGCCGAGACCCTGTCCGACAACCTGGCCATCGCCCAGGAGCTGCTCGCCAAGGCCGCCGCCGCGAAGATCATCCTTGAGGTCGAGATCACCCCGACCGGTGGCGAGGAGGACGGCGTCAGCCACGAGATCAACGACGAGCTGTACACCACCGTCGAGGACGCGCTGCGCACCGCCGAGGCCCTGGGCCTGGGCGAGAAGGGCCGCTACCTGCTGGCCGCCTCCTTCGGCAACGTGCACGGCGTCTACAAGCCGGGCAACGTCGTCCTGCGCCCCGAGCTCCTCAAGGACCTCCAGGCCGGCGTCGGCGAGAAGTACGGCAAGGCCTCGCCGTTCGACTTCGTCTTCCACGGCGGCTCGGGCTCCACGGCCGAGGAGATCGCCACCGCGCTGGAGAACGGCGTCGTGAAGATGAACCTGGACACCGACACCCAGTACGCCTTCACCCGCCCCGTCGCGGACCACATGTTCCGCAACTACGACGGTGTCCTGAAGGTCGACGGCGAGGTCGGCACGAAGTCCACCTACGACCCGCGCACCTGGGGCAAGCTGGCCGAGGCCGGCATGGCCAAGCGCGTCGCCGAGGCCTGTGCCAACCTGCGCTCCGCCGGTACCAAGCTGAAGTAG
- a CDS encoding ScbR family autoregulator-binding transcription factor: MRTERPQVKQDRAVRTRRAILEAAAEVFEERGYDTAKLSDIVNIAKVTKGALYFHFDSKEALAQAVIDAQNETQPPVVPQPYKAQEFVDIGMVFSHRLRHETLIRASARLSLEHVGAQLDRAAPYQAWIDQHVALLEEAKERGELLPNVDTVVPSRLIVGAYAGLNTMSQMLRLDLDAQVSELYTHVMPNVVVPAVAIRLDTRPGRGARALFGPEGLHACGMGCAGGVEPGEVDPDETEPGQVDPGDETSGEETSG, encoded by the coding sequence ATGAGGACAGAGCGACCCCAGGTGAAGCAGGACCGGGCGGTGCGCACGCGTCGGGCGATCCTGGAAGCGGCGGCCGAGGTCTTCGAGGAGCGCGGCTACGACACGGCCAAGCTCTCGGACATCGTCAACATCGCGAAGGTCACCAAGGGCGCCCTCTACTTCCACTTCGACTCCAAGGAAGCCCTGGCCCAGGCCGTCATCGACGCCCAGAACGAGACGCAGCCGCCGGTGGTCCCGCAGCCGTACAAGGCGCAGGAGTTCGTGGACATCGGCATGGTCTTCTCGCACCGGCTGCGGCACGAGACGCTGATCCGGGCGAGCGCCCGGCTCTCGCTGGAGCACGTCGGCGCACAGCTCGACCGGGCGGCTCCCTACCAGGCCTGGATCGACCAGCACGTGGCCCTGCTGGAAGAGGCGAAGGAGCGGGGCGAGCTGCTCCCCAACGTGGACACGGTGGTGCCGTCGCGGCTGATCGTGGGCGCGTACGCGGGGCTCAACACCATGTCCCAGATGCTGCGCCTGGACCTGGACGCGCAGGTGTCGGAGCTGTACACCCACGTGATGCCGAACGTGGTGGTGCCGGCCGTGGCGATCCGGCTGGACACCCGGCCGGGGCGGGGTGCGCGGGCCCTGTTCGGTCCGGAAGGCCTCCACGCGTGCGGGATGGGTTGCGCGGGCGGGGTGGAACCGGGTGAGGTGGACCCGGACGAGACGGAGCCGGGCCAGGTGGACCCGGGCGACGAGACCTCCGGCGAGGAGACCTCCGGCTGA
- a CDS encoding BTAD domain-containing putative transcriptional regulator, which translates to MDIEVLGPPRVTENGVPITAPTPESRHVLAVLAACPDRVVPVSVLADELAARVPPEHARAVLRAAVRRLRERIAEALGPSSVRTPESVLSTRPGGYLLDTGGGRCDVREFEREAGAGYRAMGRGDSAQAAARLRRALDLWTGPALDGIAAGTWLGGRIAVLDADRLSVLGQWVEAELALGRHRELRLALAGLRGAGAGRPGDAYLAALRRAEERALAPRPAPTGLTLAPLPALACATRP; encoded by the coding sequence GTGGACATCGAGGTGCTCGGCCCTCCTCGGGTCACCGAGAACGGTGTGCCCATCACGGCCCCCACGCCGGAGTCCCGGCACGTCCTCGCGGTCCTCGCGGCCTGTCCCGACCGGGTCGTGCCCGTCTCCGTACTCGCCGACGAACTCGCCGCCCGCGTCCCGCCCGAGCACGCCCGGGCCGTCCTGCGCGCCGCCGTACGCCGCCTCCGCGAGCGGATCGCCGAGGCGCTGGGCCCCTCTTCGGTACGGACTCCCGAATCGGTGCTCTCCACACGTCCCGGCGGGTATCTTCTCGACACCGGCGGCGGCCGCTGTGACGTGCGGGAGTTCGAGCGCGAGGCCGGGGCCGGCTACCGGGCGATGGGACGCGGTGATTCCGCCCAGGCCGCCGCCCGGCTCCGGCGGGCCCTCGACCTGTGGACCGGCCCCGCCCTGGACGGGATCGCGGCCGGCACCTGGCTCGGCGGGCGCATCGCCGTGCTCGACGCCGACCGGCTCTCCGTACTCGGCCAGTGGGTCGAAGCGGAACTCGCGCTCGGCCGCCACCGCGAACTGCGCCTGGCCCTGGCCGGTCTGCGCGGCGCCGGCGCGGGGCGCCCCGGCGACGCCTACCTGGCCGCCCTGCGCCGGGCCGAGGAGCGCGCCCTGGCCCCGCGCCCCGCGCCGACCGGCCTGACCCTGGCCCCGCTCCCGGCCCTGGCCTGCGCCACCCGGCCGTGA
- a CDS encoding helix-turn-helix domain-containing protein, translating into MPGDESGALSVLELLAEDAPQGRYDALLAEAHATGADEEALAELARAVELARAVRAGTIRREQREAALTALVDTAHDLTSPYDIDGLLRLITRRARRLLGFDMAWLSLSRPDGSAYVRTSEGETTALNVGLELGTGRGLGSIAQARRSPVWTADYLADPAIAHAPGIDAVVEAEGLHAIIAVPLRRGDSSLGALYGSDRAVRHFTPDEIGIMLSLADLAAVAIEKARLLEQTRDEVTELEAFGSRTNTALTRVRYLWECHARLAGLVLDGAGLPTLARATADALDGVLQVRDPGGRPLTATGELPGLDEEAVAKAALQALTDRRPVRLPGDLWLAPVLAGAEDLGVLLLSASAPLADEDVRLLQLAAQSVASLMLIQRGTAAAEGPVHDELLADLLERPHSVDLHLLERTRRLGIDLDGPHVVVVARPEGGELGKAVAWASSYAYRAGGLKGVRRGCIVLVLPGTDASAAAHRVSGELSPLLGHAVSTGAAGPTAAAGQVARAYAEAVRCLDALTALDGVGGTASLRELGFLGLLLSADHDVESFIAATIGPVLEYDTDRLTHLTRTLEAYFASGASPTHAAETLHVHPNTVSRRLERIAELLGPHWQKPAQALEIQLALRLRKARTVLHDRRTAAHEAEAEG; encoded by the coding sequence ATGCCGGGGGATGAATCGGGTGCACTGTCCGTACTGGAACTGCTGGCGGAGGACGCCCCCCAGGGCCGGTACGACGCCCTGCTCGCCGAAGCCCACGCCACGGGCGCCGACGAGGAGGCCCTCGCGGAACTCGCCCGCGCCGTGGAACTGGCCCGCGCGGTCCGGGCCGGCACCATCCGCCGCGAACAGCGCGAAGCCGCCCTCACCGCCCTCGTGGACACCGCGCACGACCTCACCTCCCCGTACGACATCGACGGCCTGCTCCGTCTGATCACCCGCCGCGCCCGGCGCCTCCTCGGCTTCGACATGGCCTGGCTCTCGCTCAGCCGCCCGGACGGGTCCGCGTACGTGCGCACCTCCGAGGGCGAGACCACCGCCCTCAACGTCGGCCTCGAACTGGGCACCGGCCGGGGCCTCGGCAGCATCGCCCAGGCCCGCCGCTCCCCGGTGTGGACCGCCGACTACCTCGCCGACCCGGCCATCGCGCACGCCCCCGGCATCGACGCCGTCGTGGAGGCGGAGGGCCTGCATGCGATCATCGCCGTCCCGCTGCGGCGGGGGGACTCCAGCCTCGGCGCCCTCTACGGCTCCGACCGCGCGGTACGGCATTTCACCCCGGACGAGATCGGCATCATGCTCTCCCTCGCCGACCTGGCCGCCGTCGCCATCGAGAAGGCCCGCCTGCTGGAGCAGACCCGGGACGAGGTCACCGAGCTGGAGGCCTTCGGCTCGCGCACCAACACCGCCCTCACCCGGGTCCGTTACCTGTGGGAGTGCCACGCCCGGCTGGCCGGCCTGGTGCTCGACGGGGCCGGACTGCCCACCCTCGCCCGTGCCACTGCCGACGCGCTGGACGGCGTGCTCCAGGTGCGCGACCCGGGCGGCCGGCCGCTGACCGCCACCGGTGAACTGCCCGGTCTGGACGAGGAGGCGGTGGCCAAGGCGGCCCTCCAGGCGCTGACCGACCGGCGGCCGGTCCGGCTGCCCGGCGACCTGTGGCTGGCCCCCGTGCTCGCCGGCGCGGAGGACCTCGGGGTGCTGCTGCTGAGCGCGTCGGCGCCGCTGGCCGACGAGGACGTCCGGCTGCTCCAGCTCGCCGCGCAGTCCGTGGCCTCCCTCATGCTGATCCAGCGCGGCACCGCCGCCGCCGAAGGGCCCGTGCACGACGAACTCCTCGCCGACCTGCTGGAGCGGCCGCACTCCGTCGACCTGCACCTGCTGGAGCGCACCCGCCGGCTCGGCATCGACCTCGACGGCCCGCACGTGGTGGTCGTCGCCCGGCCCGAGGGCGGCGAACTGGGCAAGGCCGTCGCCTGGGCGTCCTCGTACGCGTACCGGGCGGGCGGCCTCAAGGGCGTCCGCCGCGGCTGCATCGTCCTGGTGCTGCCCGGTACCGACGCCTCCGCCGCCGCGCACCGGGTCTCCGGCGAACTCTCGCCGCTCCTCGGCCACGCCGTGTCCACGGGCGCCGCGGGACCCACCGCCGCCGCGGGGCAGGTGGCCCGCGCGTACGCCGAGGCCGTGCGCTGCCTGGACGCGCTGACCGCCCTGGACGGGGTCGGCGGCACGGCCTCCCTGCGCGAACTCGGCTTCCTCGGGCTGCTGTTGTCCGCCGACCACGACGTGGAGTCGTTCATCGCCGCGACCATCGGCCCCGTCCTGGAGTACGACACCGACCGGCTGACGCACCTGACCCGCACCCTGGAGGCCTACTTCGCCTCCGGGGCCAGCCCCACCCACGCCGCCGAGACCCTGCACGTGCACCCCAACACGGTCTCCCGCCGCCTGGAGCGCATCGCCGAACTGCTCGGCCCGCACTGGCAGAAGCCCGCGCAGGCCCTCGAAATCCAGCTGGCGCTGCGGCTGCGCAAGGCCCGTACGGTCCTCCACGACCGCCGGACCGCCGCGCACGAGGCCGAAGCGGAGGGGTAG